From the Priestia koreensis genome, one window contains:
- the rbsK gene encoding ribokinase: MDIAVIGSNMVDLISYINKMPKEGETLEAPDFKIGCGGKGANQAVAAAKMGSKVMMVTKVGDDLFADNTIRNLEEYGIDTAFSQKVPGTSSGVAPIFVDQESKNRILIIKGANAHLTPRAIDEAAEQLKKCSLIVLQLEIPLETIYYAIEFGNEYGIPVILNPAPASKELDFDYVCKCDFFIPNESELEILTDMPVETDKQIQAAASMLVEKGVKNVIVTMGSRGVMWVTKERTQSISSHRVNAIDTTGAGDAFIGCFSHIFVKTRDVLQALETATVFAALSVTKRGTQTSYPTVEEVEQFLQSSAR, from the coding sequence ATGGATATCGCAGTAATCGGATCGAATATGGTCGATCTTATTTCATACATTAATAAAATGCCAAAAGAAGGTGAGACGCTTGAGGCACCTGATTTTAAAATTGGATGTGGCGGGAAAGGTGCCAATCAAGCAGTAGCGGCAGCTAAAATGGGTTCAAAGGTGATGATGGTCACGAAAGTTGGTGATGATCTTTTTGCAGATAATACGATTCGTAACCTTGAGGAATATGGAATTGATACGGCATTTTCTCAAAAAGTTCCCGGAACGTCGAGCGGAGTAGCACCCATATTTGTGGATCAAGAGTCCAAAAATCGAATTTTAATCATTAAAGGAGCGAATGCTCATTTGACTCCACGTGCAATTGATGAGGCGGCTGAACAGCTGAAAAAGTGCTCGCTTATTGTTCTGCAACTTGAAATTCCATTAGAAACGATTTACTATGCCATCGAGTTCGGGAATGAATATGGAATTCCTGTCATCTTAAATCCGGCGCCGGCATCGAAAGAATTAGATTTTGATTACGTATGTAAATGTGATTTCTTCATTCCGAATGAAAGTGAGCTCGAAATTTTAACCGATATGCCTGTAGAAACCGATAAACAAATCCAAGCTGCGGCTTCTATGCTGGTCGAAAAAGGAGTCAAAAACGTCATTGTAACGATGGGAAGTAGAGGAGTGATGTGGGTAACAAAAGAACGTACCCAATCGATTTCTTCGCACCGAGTAAATGCGATCGATACAACAGGAGCGGGAGATGCATTTATCGGATGCTTTTCTCACATCTTTGTAAAAACCCGTGATGTTCTACAAGCACTTGAAACAGCGACCGTGTTTGCTGCTCTTAGCGTGACAAAAAGAGGTACACAAACTTCTTATCCAACTGTAGAAGAGGTAGAGCAATTTTTGCAGAGCAGTGCTAGATGA
- a CDS encoding LacI family DNA-binding transcriptional regulator yields the protein MESKPNIQDVAKLANVSIATVSRVINNQGGVRKATEDRIAKAIQDLGYIRNAAARTMKNKETKTIGVIVPDIKNPFFPLVMAGIEQKAREKEYFTILSSTNESPIVEEEIIKNFIERGVDGVIITTANENGDHLNLLQEQGIPVVAVDRSIKKLEVDSVFVDNIKGTYQAVQHLILQGHRDIAIIRGPQNTKPGLERFLGYQKALEDYNVPLNESYIVQGDFSEKSGYEAAQKLFHTEHKPTAIFSSNNLMTIGCMKSLKDLGWKLGEEVSFIGFDDVDIATFMEPKLSVVTRPMNTVGEIAFQLLHDRISFKDAMPKREYLLSPELIVRGSCRLPQFHNGRG from the coding sequence ATGGAGTCTAAGCCAAACATACAAGACGTAGCAAAGCTTGCAAATGTATCAATTGCAACAGTATCAAGAGTTATTAATAATCAGGGCGGAGTACGGAAAGCAACCGAAGATCGTATTGCAAAAGCGATTCAAGATCTTGGTTATATTCGTAATGCCGCTGCCAGAACGATGAAAAATAAGGAAACAAAAACAATAGGTGTCATCGTTCCGGATATTAAAAACCCGTTTTTTCCACTTGTAATGGCTGGAATTGAGCAGAAGGCACGGGAAAAAGAGTACTTCACTATTTTAAGTAGCACCAACGAGTCACCGATTGTGGAAGAGGAGATCATTAAAAATTTCATTGAGCGTGGTGTAGACGGCGTCATTATTACGACGGCTAATGAAAACGGTGATCACCTAAACCTTCTTCAAGAACAAGGAATTCCGGTTGTTGCGGTAGATCGAAGCATTAAAAAGCTCGAGGTAGACAGTGTGTTCGTCGACAACATAAAAGGAACCTATCAAGCTGTGCAACACCTTATTCTACAAGGACATCGTGATATTGCGATTATTCGTGGGCCGCAAAATACAAAGCCAGGATTAGAGAGATTTCTAGGATATCAAAAGGCATTAGAGGATTACAATGTTCCACTTAATGAAAGTTATATTGTACAAGGTGACTTTAGCGAAAAAAGCGGTTATGAAGCAGCTCAGAAGTTGTTTCATACGGAACATAAACCAACGGCTATCTTTTCTTCTAATAACTTAATGACTATTGGATGTATGAAATCGCTAAAGGATTTAGGTTGGAAGCTAGGAGAAGAGGTTTCCTTTATTGGGTTTGACGATGTAGATATTGCGACGTTTATGGAACCAAAGCTAAGCGTTGTGACACGTCCGATGAACACGGTCGGGGAAATTGCATTTCAGCTGCTTCATGATCGTATCTCGTTTAAGGATGCCATGCCGAAACGTGAGTATCTGTTATCGCCTGAGCTTATTGTAAGAGGATCTTGTCGATTGCCTCAATTTCATAACGGTAGAGGTTGA
- a CDS encoding ABC transporter ATP-binding protein, with the protein MKKPIIEFSHFGFKYRSQEEPTLSGIDLTIYEGEKILIVGPSGSGKSTLGHCLNGLIPFSYKGEVTGSLKIAEKDTKKQGIFELSKKVGTVLQDPDRQFIGLTVGEDIAFSLENDMVPQQDMKERVKAVAKMVEMEDHLHSSLHQLSGGQKQRVALGGVMIDDVDILLFDEPLANLDPATGKYAIELIDRIHREMNKTIVIIEHRLEDVLYRHVDRIIVVYDGKIVADLPPSDLLATNILEECDIREPLYIRALKYAGCHITPQSHPENFSSLPMKEWESQLRDWFEASREKKEPIFDEPVLQLENVNFKYPSSPTIIHDISFTVYKGEMISIAGNNGAGKSTLTKLICHFEQPNSGTIRINGVDAIRDSIKERSDKVGLVMQNPNHMISKHMIYDEVALGLVLRGVAEAEIRERVEKVLKICGLLPFRNWPISALSFGQKKRVTIASILALNPDILILDEPTAGQDYRHYTEIMEFLTELNQQGVTIIIITHDMHLMLEYTQRVIVISSGEKIADGSTVSALRDEFVIKKANLKETSLFELAERAGIEDVEGFTKRFIHQEKAVGRVWQ; encoded by the coding sequence ATGAAGAAACCTATTATTGAATTTAGTCATTTTGGATTTAAGTATCGAAGTCAAGAGGAACCGACCCTTTCAGGTATTGATTTAACGATATACGAGGGGGAAAAAATCTTAATTGTAGGGCCATCTGGCTCTGGGAAAAGCACGTTAGGACATTGTTTAAATGGCTTAATTCCGTTCTCTTATAAAGGAGAAGTCACAGGTAGTTTAAAAATAGCAGAAAAAGACACAAAAAAGCAGGGAATCTTTGAACTGTCTAAAAAGGTAGGTACAGTACTTCAAGATCCTGATCGTCAGTTTATCGGACTGACCGTAGGAGAGGACATTGCCTTTTCGCTTGAAAACGATATGGTACCACAACAGGATATGAAAGAAAGGGTAAAAGCGGTTGCTAAAATGGTGGAGATGGAAGATCATCTCCACTCCTCTCTTCATCAGCTTTCAGGTGGACAAAAACAGAGAGTTGCTTTGGGAGGGGTCATGATCGATGATGTGGATATTCTTTTATTTGATGAACCCCTTGCAAATCTTGATCCAGCAACGGGAAAGTACGCCATTGAATTAATTGATCGTATTCATCGAGAAATGAATAAAACGATCGTAATCATTGAGCACCGTTTAGAAGATGTTCTTTATCGACACGTTGATCGCATTATTGTCGTGTACGATGGGAAAATAGTAGCTGATCTTCCTCCTTCTGATCTTCTTGCCACCAATATACTAGAAGAATGCGATATTCGTGAACCGCTTTATATAAGAGCTCTTAAGTATGCGGGTTGTCACATAACGCCACAAAGTCATCCTGAAAATTTCTCCTCGTTGCCTATGAAGGAGTGGGAAAGTCAATTAAGGGATTGGTTTGAAGCGTCGCGTGAAAAAAAAGAGCCCATATTTGATGAGCCTGTTTTACAGCTTGAGAACGTTAATTTTAAGTATCCGTCTAGTCCTACCATTATCCATGACATTTCTTTTACAGTGTATAAAGGTGAAATGATCAGCATAGCTGGAAATAATGGGGCGGGGAAGTCTACGTTAACGAAGCTTATCTGTCATTTTGAACAGCCAAACAGTGGGACGATTCGAATTAACGGAGTAGATGCAATCAGGGATAGTATTAAAGAGCGATCAGATAAAGTTGGTCTTGTCATGCAAAATCCGAACCATATGATTTCAAAGCATATGATTTATGATGAAGTGGCACTAGGTTTAGTGCTAAGAGGAGTAGCGGAAGCGGAGATTAGAGAAAGAGTAGAAAAGGTGCTCAAAATATGCGGCCTGCTTCCATTTCGTAATTGGCCTATTTCAGCACTGAGCTTTGGTCAAAAGAAGCGCGTAACCATTGCTTCTATTCTCGCCTTAAATCCTGACATTCTTATTCTCGATGAGCCGACAGCCGGACAGGATTACCGTCATTATACTGAAATTATGGAATTTCTCACAGAATTAAATCAGCAAGGAGTTACCATTATAATCATCACACACGACATGCATTTAATGCTGGAATATACGCAAAGAGTGATTGTAATTTCAAGCGGAGAAAAAATTGCGGATGGTTCTACCGTTAGTGCTCTGCGCGATGAATTTGTAATCAAAAAGGCAAATTTAAAAGAGACCTCATTATTTGAATTAGCCGAGCGCGCAGGCATTGAAGATGTAGAAGGTTTCACAAAGCGATTTATCCATCAAGAAAAGGCGGTGGGACGAGTATGGCAGTAG
- a CDS encoding SAM hydrolase/SAM-dependent halogenase family protein has product MMSKALVLQSDFGISDGAVSAMYGVAYSVSPLIRIFDLTHDIPPYNIWEASYRLLQTVSYWPEGTVFVSVVDPGVGSVRKSVVAKTIDHKYIITPDNGTLTHLQEILGIVEVRQLDETINRLPRSGHSYTFHGRDIYAYTGARLAAGVIQFDEVGPPMELRDIVNLPLTHPEQKAGTVKGVVEILDVRFGNLWTNIPRYLFEEAGIHYGDRLHVTIGQPNHQVYNNTMIFGRSFAATSINEPIVYINSLDNGAIAINQGSFSQAYRVGTGSNWSVTLKKVQ; this is encoded by the coding sequence GTGATGAGTAAAGCATTAGTTTTACAATCAGATTTTGGTATCAGTGATGGAGCAGTTAGTGCTATGTATGGAGTGGCGTATTCTGTAAGTCCTTTGATCCGTATTTTTGATTTAACACATGATATTCCTCCCTATAACATATGGGAAGCATCTTACCGATTACTGCAGACCGTATCATATTGGCCTGAAGGAACGGTATTTGTTTCTGTAGTTGATCCTGGAGTAGGATCTGTGCGAAAGAGTGTGGTCGCAAAAACCATTGACCATAAATACATTATTACCCCAGATAATGGCACGCTTACACACCTTCAAGAAATTCTCGGAATCGTTGAAGTACGACAGCTAGATGAGACAATTAACCGCTTACCACGCTCTGGACATTCTTATACGTTTCACGGTCGAGATATTTATGCTTATACGGGTGCTCGTCTAGCGGCCGGAGTTATTCAATTTGATGAGGTGGGTCCACCTATGGAGTTAAGAGATATTGTGAATCTACCTTTGACCCACCCAGAACAAAAGGCAGGAACCGTAAAAGGAGTAGTCGAGATTTTAGATGTTCGTTTTGGCAACCTCTGGACGAATATTCCGAGATACTTATTTGAAGAAGCAGGCATTCACTACGGTGATCGATTACATGTGACGATTGGTCAACCGAATCATCAAGTGTATAACAATACGATGATATTTGGCCGTTCGTTTGCTGCCACTTCTATAAATGAGCCGATTGTTTATATTAATTCGCTAGATAATGGAGCTATTGCAATTAACCAAGGATCATTTTCTCAAGCCTATCGAGTTGGAACGGGTTCAAATTGGTCCGTCACATTGAAAAAAGTGCAATAA
- a CDS encoding sugar-binding transcriptional regulator: MEQEKVKKAIEAAKLYYLLDYNQNQIAHKLGISRPTVSRLLQMAKSEGFVQITIMDPTDDVENLSKELEEKFGLKKAVVTSIPQYENTIIKNYLGEAAACYLHDIVKDGDTIGVTWGTTLYHVGLGLKQKLVKDVKVVQLKGGISHSETNTYYSEILYLFGKAFNTNPIHLPLPAIVDHVVVKQAMEADRHIKKVLETGKAANIALFTIGPTKSESLLFQLGYFSEEDLDMIYSQAVGDICSRFFDAEGNIFNESLNERTLGIELQDLKEKEYSVLVAGGPQKIDGIYGALKAGYANVLVTDQFTARFLLDK, encoded by the coding sequence ATGGAGCAAGAAAAAGTAAAAAAAGCGATTGAAGCAGCAAAGCTTTATTACTTATTGGATTACAATCAAAATCAAATTGCCCATAAACTAGGAATATCAAGACCAACTGTTTCTCGCCTTTTACAAATGGCGAAAAGCGAAGGGTTTGTTCAAATTACAATTATGGATCCAACAGATGACGTTGAAAACTTATCAAAGGAACTGGAAGAAAAATTCGGTCTGAAAAAAGCCGTCGTTACATCAATTCCACAGTATGAGAACACCATTATTAAGAACTATTTAGGCGAGGCAGCGGCCTGTTACTTACACGATATCGTCAAAGACGGTGACACAATTGGTGTAACGTGGGGAACAACTCTCTACCATGTAGGTCTCGGCTTGAAGCAGAAGCTTGTCAAAGACGTAAAAGTCGTACAGTTAAAGGGTGGTATTAGCCATTCAGAGACGAATACGTACTACTCGGAAATTTTGTATCTGTTTGGGAAGGCGTTTAATACAAATCCTATTCATTTACCTCTTCCAGCTATTGTGGATCATGTCGTAGTCAAGCAGGCGATGGAAGCGGATCGGCATATTAAAAAAGTGCTTGAAACGGGAAAGGCAGCGAATATCGCATTGTTTACGATTGGGCCTACTAAGTCGGAGTCCTTACTATTTCAGCTCGGTTACTTCTCTGAAGAAGACTTAGACATGATTTATTCGCAGGCAGTAGGAGATATTTGTTCTCGCTTTTTTGATGCAGAAGGAAATATTTTTAATGAAAGCTTAAATGAGCGAACGTTAGGAATTGAACTACAGGATCTAAAAGAAAAGGAATACTCCGTTTTAGTTGCAGGTGGACCACAAAAAATTGATGGTATTTACGGAGCGCTCAAAGCAGGGTATGCCAATGTATTAGTGACCGACCAGTTCACCGCTCGTTTTTTACTTGATAAATAA
- a CDS encoding ECF-type riboflavin transporter substrate-binding protein, which translates to MENKLTTKTIVAIGIGAAIFVILGRFGSIPSGIPNTNIETSYAFLALMAVIFGPIAGGLIGLIGHSLKDAIFYGSPWWSWVIVSAFVGLLIGFLTRKINVEEGEFGKKQIISFNAAQVVVQLIGWVVIAPTLDILIYAEPANKVYVQGIVAALSNIVTVGVIGTFLLAAYAKTRSKTGSLRKEETL; encoded by the coding sequence TTGGAAAATAAGTTAACAACAAAAACGATTGTGGCGATTGGGATTGGCGCAGCCATCTTTGTTATTTTAGGTAGATTTGGATCTATCCCGTCTGGTATTCCTAATACAAATATTGAAACCTCTTACGCATTTCTTGCATTAATGGCCGTTATTTTTGGTCCGATTGCTGGAGGACTCATTGGTTTAATTGGACATTCACTAAAAGATGCTATTTTTTATGGCTCACCGTGGTGGAGCTGGGTAATTGTATCGGCATTTGTCGGTTTATTGATCGGGTTCTTAACACGCAAGATCAATGTAGAAGAGGGCGAATTCGGTAAAAAACAAATCATTTCGTTTAATGCGGCACAAGTGGTGGTCCAACTAATCGGTTGGGTAGTTATTGCCCCAACGCTGGATATTCTCATCTATGCAGAGCCAGCAAATAAAGTATATGTACAAGGAATTGTTGCAGCACTTTCTAATATCGTAACTGTAGGAGTCATCGGGACATTCCTCTTAGCAGCTTACGCTAAAACACGCAGTAAAACAGGTAGTCTTCGCAAAGAAGAAACGCTTTAA
- a CDS encoding aldose 1-epimerase family protein, producing MKATIELQRDFFKEKKELFYKNDQLTVHLFRYSTGIEALEINNAHGKMIVLPYMGQIIWDLEFDDIDLKMKNMFRQPKKATNIVDTYGCFAFHSGLISNGCPGPNDQHELHGEMACAEMDRAWLEVTDTGIKVCGETEYVKGFGHHYLASPTVEMFADQTYIDIAMKVQNMAGVEMPLQYMCHTNYTYLEGAVMKQTVPDDAFSLRKSIPQHVKPTQKWLDYNERLLAGDEVLTTLNQSDMYDPEIVFFADQLSQYGTEVEFTMTSPNGVTLFTSFSTEELNHATRWLLYNEDQQVGAFVLPSTCRPEGFLAAEQSGTLIKLAAGEERSFTVRTGKK from the coding sequence ATGAAAGCAACGATAGAATTACAGCGTGACTTTTTTAAAGAGAAGAAGGAGCTTTTTTATAAAAATGATCAGCTAACCGTTCACCTTTTTCGTTATTCAACAGGTATTGAAGCATTAGAAATTAACAATGCACACGGAAAAATGATTGTGTTGCCATATATGGGACAGATTATTTGGGATTTGGAATTTGACGATATTGATTTAAAGATGAAAAATATGTTTCGCCAGCCTAAAAAGGCAACGAACATTGTAGATACATACGGCTGTTTTGCTTTTCATTCGGGATTAATTAGTAACGGCTGTCCCGGTCCTAATGATCAGCATGAACTGCATGGGGAAATGGCTTGCGCTGAGATGGACCGCGCTTGGTTAGAGGTGACAGATACAGGGATTAAAGTATGTGGTGAAACAGAATATGTAAAAGGTTTCGGTCATCACTACCTAGCAAGCCCGACCGTTGAGATGTTTGCGGATCAAACGTATATTGATATCGCAATGAAAGTTCAGAATATGGCAGGCGTTGAAATGCCGCTACAATACATGTGTCATACCAACTATACATATCTTGAAGGGGCCGTTATGAAACAAACTGTTCCAGACGATGCCTTTTCACTTAGAAAATCAATTCCTCAGCACGTAAAACCGACTCAAAAATGGCTGGATTACAATGAAAGACTGTTAGCTGGCGATGAAGTATTGACGACGTTAAATCAGTCAGACATGTATGATCCAGAGATTGTGTTTTTTGCTGATCAGCTAAGTCAGTACGGAACAGAAGTAGAATTTACGATGACATCACCAAATGGGGTGACATTGTTTACGTCCTTTTCAACGGAAGAATTAAACCATGCAACAAGATGGTTATTGTACAACGAAGACCAGCAGGTTGGTGCGTTTGTGTTACCATCTACTTGCCGTCCAGAAGGATTTTTAGCAGCTGAGCAGTCAGGAACGCTAATTAAGCTCGCGGCAGGGGAAGAACGGTCATTTACAGTTCGAACAGGTAAAAAATAA
- the deoC gene encoding deoxyribose-phosphate aldolase: MTNLAGMIDHTLLKADATKEQVVKLSEEAKQYSFASVCVNPTWVKTAADILKDAPEVKVCTVIGFPLGASTSAVKAFETTNAIENGATEVDMVINIGALKDKEYDVVENDIKAVVEAAKGKALTKVIIETCLLTDEEKEIACQLSVKAGADFVKTSTGFSTGGATVEDIALMRKTVGPDIGVKASGGVRSLEDAENMIKAGATRIGASSGVAIVNGQTSNSAY, from the coding sequence ATGACAAATTTAGCTGGAATGATTGATCATACTTTATTAAAAGCAGACGCAACAAAAGAGCAAGTGGTAAAGCTTTCTGAAGAAGCAAAACAATATTCATTTGCATCTGTATGTGTAAACCCTACTTGGGTAAAAACAGCGGCTGACATTTTAAAAGACGCACCTGAAGTAAAGGTTTGTACAGTAATCGGCTTCCCTCTTGGAGCTTCTACGAGCGCTGTAAAAGCATTTGAAACAACAAACGCAATTGAAAATGGCGCAACTGAAGTTGATATGGTAATCAACATCGGTGCATTAAAAGACAAAGAGTACGATGTAGTAGAAAATGACATCAAAGCAGTTGTGGAAGCAGCAAAAGGAAAAGCTCTAACAAAAGTAATCATTGAAACATGCTTATTAACAGACGAAGAAAAAGAAATTGCATGTCAATTATCAGTGAAAGCTGGAGCTGACTTTGTAAAAACGTCAACAGGATTCTCTACAGGTGGAGCAACAGTTGAAGACATCGCATTAATGAGAAAAACTGTTGGACCAGATATCGGTGTAAAAGCATCAGGCGGCGTTCGCAGCTTAGAAGATGCAGAAAACATGATCAAAGCAGGTGCAACACGTATCGGAGCTAGCTCAGGTGTGGCTATCGTAAATGGTCAGACGTCTAACTCTGCTTACTAA
- a CDS encoding energy-coupling factor transporter transmembrane component T family protein yields the protein MAVEMLSYIDRRSSVHELTGATKLICFILWSFAVMLTYDTRILLGLFAVSLFIFYFSKIKIGEVGFVLGFIAVFLLLNNIAIYIFSPQEGVKIYGTAHVLIDLYGRYNVTIEQLFYQGNITLKYFIVIPIALLFIVTTHPSEFASSLNKIGVSYRIAFSVAIALRYIPDIQRDYYNIALSQQARGLDMSKKEKLSKRLKNASSIILPLILSSLDRIEEISNVMELRGFGKNKKRTWFSARDFKKRDYIALTFIALLFILSMVVTFVDGNRFYNPFV from the coding sequence ATGGCAGTAGAAATGCTTTCTTATATCGACCGTCGCTCTTCTGTACATGAATTAACGGGTGCTACAAAGCTTATATGCTTCATTTTGTGGTCATTCGCCGTCATGCTGACTTATGACACACGAATTCTTTTAGGATTGTTTGCTGTGAGTCTATTTATTTTTTATTTTTCAAAGATAAAAATAGGAGAAGTAGGGTTTGTGTTAGGGTTTATTGCCGTCTTTTTACTTCTTAACAACATAGCGATTTATATCTTTTCTCCTCAAGAGGGTGTGAAGATATACGGCACAGCACACGTTCTTATAGATCTTTATGGTCGATATAACGTCACGATTGAGCAGCTTTTTTATCAAGGTAATATTACACTAAAATATTTTATTGTCATTCCAATTGCTCTATTATTCATTGTGACCACTCATCCAAGTGAATTTGCTTCCTCGCTTAATAAAATAGGTGTAAGCTATCGAATCGCCTTTTCTGTGGCAATTGCTCTTCGATATATTCCAGATATTCAGCGGGATTATTATAATATTGCCCTTTCTCAGCAGGCAAGAGGGTTGGATATGTCTAAAAAAGAGAAATTGTCCAAACGTCTTAAAAATGCATCTAGCATTATTTTGCCACTCATTTTATCGAGTTTGGATCGAATTGAAGAAATTAGCAATGTGATGGAGCTAAGAGGGTTTGGAAAAAATAAAAAGCGCACATGGTTTAGTGCACGCGATTTTAAGAAGAGAGACTATATAGCTTTAACATTCATCGCCCTATTATTTATTCTGTCAATGGTTGTTACCTTTGTGGATGGCAATCGCTTTTATAATCCATTTGTATAA
- the fucP gene encoding L-fucose:H+ symporter permease produces the protein MRNEQLIQLSDGYLNRTPIFQFILLSMLFPLWAVAASLNDILITQFKHVFELSDFASALVQSAFYGGYFLVAIPASIVIKKTTYKFAIITGLLFYIVGCTLFYPASHMATYTMFLFAIFSIAIGLGFLETAANTYSSMIGPRQYSILRLNISQTFYPLGSIAGILLGKYLVFQEGASLEAQMAKMSPTEAQAFGLQMLQHTLQPYKYIIFVLVGVLILFILTKFPVCKPIASQKGSSEKSAKVMETLKYLSSNARFRKGIVAQFLYVGMQVTVWSFTIRLALDLNPDINERTASNFMVYSFAAFFVGKFIANFLMTRFSSSTVLFAYSIIGSGLMVYVMLVPNMTAVYAAIGVSMLFGPCWATIYAETLEVVKEKRYTEMAGAILVMSIVGGAFIPALQGFVSDKLGSMQMAFIVSLGCFVYIGFYFFGEMKKQKSVQPAKKMEIVQ, from the coding sequence GTGAGAAATGAACAGTTAATTCAGCTTTCAGATGGGTATTTAAATCGCACACCAATTTTTCAATTTATTTTATTGTCTATGCTATTTCCACTTTGGGCGGTTGCTGCAAGTTTAAATGATATTTTGATCACGCAATTTAAGCACGTATTTGAATTAAGTGACTTTGCCAGTGCATTGGTTCAAAGTGCCTTTTACGGCGGTTACTTTTTAGTGGCAATACCAGCATCAATCGTTATTAAAAAGACAACGTATAAGTTTGCTATTATAACAGGATTACTTTTCTATATTGTTGGATGTACGTTGTTTTATCCAGCTTCTCATATGGCTACATACACAATGTTTTTATTCGCTATTTTTTCAATTGCCATCGGTTTAGGTTTTCTTGAAACGGCAGCCAATACGTACAGCTCAATGATTGGCCCACGTCAGTATTCTATTTTACGTCTTAACATTAGCCAAACGTTTTATCCTCTAGGATCAATTGCAGGAATTTTGCTTGGAAAATACTTAGTATTCCAAGAAGGTGCAAGCTTGGAGGCACAAATGGCGAAAATGTCGCCCACAGAAGCACAAGCGTTTGGATTGCAGATGCTACAGCATACTTTGCAACCATATAAATACATTATTTTTGTGCTAGTCGGCGTGTTAATTCTATTTATTCTTACGAAATTTCCCGTTTGTAAGCCTATTGCTAGTCAAAAAGGCAGCTCAGAGAAATCTGCGAAGGTTATGGAAACATTAAAATATTTATCTAGCAATGCTCGCTTTCGTAAAGGGATTGTCGCACAGTTCTTGTATGTAGGAATGCAGGTAACGGTATGGTCATTTACGATTCGACTTGCACTGGATTTAAATCCAGATATTAATGAGCGTACGGCTTCAAACTTTATGGTTTATAGTTTTGCTGCATTCTTTGTCGGTAAGTTTATTGCGAATTTCCTTATGACTCGTTTTTCATCTTCGACCGTACTGTTTGCTTATTCTATTATCGGGTCAGGGTTAATGGTCTACGTTATGCTCGTTCCGAATATGACAGCTGTTTATGCAGCAATCGGTGTGAGTATGTTATTTGGTCCTTGCTGGGCAACAATTTATGCAGAAACATTAGAAGTGGTAAAAGAGAAACGCTACACAGAAATGGCAGGAGCAATTCTTGTTATGTCCATTGTAGGAGGCGCATTTATCCCTGCACTACAAGGGTTTGTGTCCGATAAGCTAGGCTCTATGCAAATGGCCTTTATCGTATCACTTGGCTGTTTCGTGTACATTGGTTTCTATTTCTTCGGAGAAATGAAGAAGCAAAAATCAGTTCAGCCGGCTAAAAAAATGGAAATCGTTCAATAA
- a CDS encoding SDR family NAD(P)-dependent oxidoreductase — MTTKRVAVITGGASGIGRQSCLKFARKGDQVVVADFDAVRGQETVDLIVAEGGEALFVQTDVSKFEQVEALIEETVNRFGRIDVMFNNAGIGTPTPVLDQKLEDYHRIIDINQHGVAYGIIAAGKKMRELSIKGVIINTTSVFGVLASPGTFAYHATKGAVNMMTKSAALELAPYGIRVVGVAPGVVDTPIIQGYKDKGIIDAMKAKVMGNKLTQPEQLADAVYLLSLEEASAINGSVVMADEGYASFK; from the coding sequence ATGACAACAAAACGTGTAGCGGTAATTACAGGCGGTGCAAGCGGAATTGGTCGTCAATCTTGCTTAAAATTCGCTCGTAAAGGGGATCAAGTCGTAGTCGCAGATTTTGATGCTGTTCGTGGGCAAGAAACGGTAGACCTCATTGTCGCTGAAGGTGGGGAAGCTCTTTTCGTTCAAACAGATGTATCAAAGTTTGAACAAGTAGAGGCCCTCATTGAGGAAACTGTTAATCGTTTCGGACGCATCGACGTAATGTTCAATAATGCGGGAATTGGTACACCTACACCTGTACTAGATCAAAAACTTGAAGACTACCATCGTATTATTGATATTAACCAGCACGGGGTTGCTTACGGGATTATTGCAGCTGGTAAAAAAATGCGTGAGCTGAGCATTAAAGGGGTTATCATTAACACGACATCCGTATTTGGGGTTCTTGCTTCTCCTGGAACGTTCGCTTATCACGCAACAAAGGGAGCCGTTAATATGATGACGAAATCAGCAGCTCTTGAGCTTGCTCCTTATGGAATTCGCGTGGTTGGAGTAGCGCCTGGAGTAGTTGATACACCAATCATTCAAGGTTACAAAGATAAAGGAATTATTGATGCAATGAAAGCAAAAGTAATGGGCAACAAGCTTACTCAGCCAGAACAACTAGCAGATGCGGTCTATCTTCTATCACTAGAAGAGGCAAGTGCAATTAACGGCAGTGTGGTAATGGCTGATGAAGGATATGCTTCTTTCAAATGA